The following are from one region of the Arachis duranensis cultivar V14167 chromosome 10, aradu.V14167.gnm2.J7QH, whole genome shotgun sequence genome:
- the LOC110276917 gene encoding uncharacterized protein LOC110276917, whose translation MTRKRNWDEKEIVVLTEECSAIIQKKLRQKLKDPGSFQIPCVIGDMNIEKVLCDLGANINLMSLAMMKRMRMEEAWPTSMALQLDDRTFKFPHGVVEDLLVKVGEFIFPTNFVVLDMEEEANISIILERPFLATTGSIIDVQKGELVLRLHEKKMVFNVLKAMSYPKEATSECMMVDTIENMVQGVLEEEQYEETKEQVQQVSCGELPLDAMDNSLMLDKPSKIELEAPKLQLKILPPSL comes from the coding sequence ATGACAAGGAAGAGGAATTGGGATGAGAAAGAGATTGTAGTGCTCACTGAGGAGTGTAGTGCCATAATACAAAAGAAGCTTCGCCAAAAGCtgaaagatcctgggagcttccAAATCCCCTGTGTTATTGGGGATATGAACATTGAGAAGGtactatgtgatcttggagccaACATAAACCTCATGTCTTTGGCCATGATGAAAAGAATGAGAATGGAGGAAGCTTGGCCAACAAGTATGGCACTTCAATTGGATGACAGAACATTTAAATTTCCCCATGGTGTGGTGGAAGATCTATTGGTGAAAGTTGGGGAATTCATCTTCCCAACTAATTTTGTTGTGCTTGACATGGAGGAAGAAGCCAACATATCAATCATCCTAGAAAGGCCATTCCTAGCTACTACTGGATCTAtaattgatgttcaaaaaggggagCTAGTCTTGAGATTACATGAAAAGAAGATGGTTTTCAATGTCCTCAAGGCAATGAGCTACCCCAAGGAAGCCACTAGTGAATGCATGATGGTAGATACCATTGAAAACATGGTTCAGGGAGTCCTAGAGGAAGAACAATATGAAGAAACCAAAGAGCAAGTTCAACAAGTCTCATGTGGTGAGCTACCACTGGATGCTATGGACAATTCACTCATGTTGGATAAGCCAAGCAAGATAGAATTGGAGGCACCAAAGTTGCAACTGAAGATTTTACCCCCAAGTTTGTAA